A single Pseudomonas brassicacearum DNA region contains:
- a CDS encoding ABC transporter ATP-binding protein, translating into MSDNLIEIRDLSVAFNDNAVVRNLCLDIRPGECLALVGESGSGKSVTAHSILQLLPETQARTTGSIRYRGQELVGADTTALRELRGNRIAMIFQEPMTSLNPLHSVEKQIGETLMLHKGLGGKAARERILELLTLVGIQKPAERLKAYPHQLSGGQRQRVIIAMALACEPELLIADEPTTALDVTVQRKILLLLKSLQQRLGMSMLLISHDLNLVRSIAQRVCVMKEGEIVEQAPCETLFSAPKHPYSCELMHAEPEGEALPRDEREEVLQVQDLHVSFPLGGGLFRRKEYLRAVDGISLSIQRGKTLGIVGESGSGKSTLGQAILRLIESEGGIRFQGQALDQLSQKALRPWRKQMQVVFQDPFGSLSPRMSVQQIISEGLEVHQPSSPEQCEARVIQALEEVGLDPLTRDRYPHEFSGGQRQRIAIARALVLKPALILLDEPTSALDRTVQKQVVALLRQLQEKYDLTYLFISHDLAVVRALAHDMIVIKDGKVVEQGASHDVFDSPQHPYTKELLAAAHTGWV; encoded by the coding sequence ATGAGCGACAACCTGATCGAAATCCGCGACCTGAGCGTGGCCTTCAACGACAACGCCGTGGTGCGCAACTTGTGCCTGGACATCCGCCCCGGCGAATGCCTGGCCCTGGTCGGCGAGTCCGGTTCCGGCAAGTCGGTGACCGCCCACTCGATCCTGCAATTGCTGCCCGAAACACAAGCCCGCACCACCGGCAGCATTCGCTATCGCGGCCAGGAACTCGTGGGCGCCGATACCACGGCCCTGCGGGAGCTGCGCGGCAACCGGATCGCGATGATCTTCCAGGAGCCGATGACTTCGCTGAACCCGCTGCACAGCGTCGAGAAGCAGATCGGTGAAACCCTGATGCTGCATAAGGGCCTGGGGGGCAAAGCGGCGCGCGAGCGCATTCTGGAACTGCTGACCCTGGTGGGCATCCAGAAACCCGCCGAACGGCTCAAGGCCTATCCGCATCAACTGTCCGGCGGTCAGCGGCAGCGGGTCATCATCGCCATGGCGCTGGCCTGCGAGCCGGAACTGTTGATTGCCGACGAACCGACCACCGCATTGGACGTGACCGTGCAGCGCAAGATTCTGCTGCTGCTCAAGTCGCTGCAGCAACGGCTTGGCATGTCCATGTTATTGATCAGCCACGACCTGAACCTGGTGCGCAGCATCGCGCAACGGGTGTGCGTGATGAAAGAGGGTGAAATCGTTGAACAGGCGCCCTGCGAAACCCTCTTCAGCGCGCCGAAACACCCCTACAGCTGCGAGCTGATGCACGCCGAGCCGGAAGGCGAAGCCCTGCCCCGGGACGAGCGCGAAGAGGTGCTGCAGGTACAGGACCTGCACGTCAGTTTCCCCCTGGGCGGCGGTCTGTTCCGGCGCAAGGAATACTTGCGCGCCGTGGATGGCATCAGCCTGTCCATCCAGCGTGGCAAGACCCTGGGCATCGTCGGTGAATCCGGCTCCGGCAAGTCCACGCTCGGCCAGGCGATCCTGCGGCTGATCGAATCCGAAGGCGGCATTCGCTTCCAGGGCCAGGCCCTCGATCAGCTGTCACAAAAAGCATTGCGGCCGTGGCGCAAGCAGATGCAGGTGGTGTTCCAGGATCCGTTCGGCAGCCTCAGCCCGCGCATGTCGGTGCAGCAGATCATCAGCGAAGGCCTTGAGGTCCACCAGCCCTCCAGCCCCGAACAGTGTGAAGCCCGGGTGATCCAGGCCCTCGAGGAAGTCGGCCTCGACCCGCTGACCCGCGATCGCTACCCCCACGAATTTTCTGGAGGCCAGCGCCAACGCATCGCCATTGCCCGGGCCCTGGTGCTCAAGCCAGCATTGATTTTGCTGGACGAACCCACCTCGGCCCTGGACCGCACCGTACAGAAACAAGTCGTCGCCCTGCTCCGCCAGCTCCAGGAGAAGTACGACTTGACCTACCTGTTCATCAGCCACGACCTGGCGGTGGTCCGCGCCCTGGCCCACGACATGATCGTGATAAAGGACGGCAAAGTGGTCGAGCAAGGCGCCAGCCATGACGTGTTCGACTCGCCTCAACACCCTTATACCAAGGAGTTGTTGGCGGCGGCGCATACGGGGTGGGTCTGA